One Cryptosporangium phraense genomic window, ACGGCCCGCTGTGACGTGCGGGTCATGAGCAGCGTGCAGGTGCCGAGCAGTGTGCTGCCGAGTGTGAGGACGACGAGCAGGCAGACGAGCAGCGGCCACTGCGCCCGGGCGCGCCGCAGGAGTAGAGCGGTCACGCGGTCAGCTGTCCGTCGGCGAGGTGAAGAACCCGGTCGGCGAGCGCCATCATGACCGGGTCGTGGGTGGCGACGAGCGCGGTGACGCCTTCGGTTTCGACGATTCCGCGGAGCAGGGCCATGACGGCGAGGCCGGTTTCGGCGTCGAGTTGGCCGGTGGGTTCGTCGGCGATGAGCAGGCGGGGTGAGGCGGCGAG contains:
- a CDS encoding ATP-binding cassette domain-containing protein — translated: REKRVQLLLELVGLADHAHQRPGELSGGQQQRVAIARALAASPRLLIADEPTGQLDAETGLAVMALLRGIVETEGVTALVATHDPVMMALADRVLHLADGQLTA